From one Silurus meridionalis isolate SWU-2019-XX chromosome 23, ASM1480568v1, whole genome shotgun sequence genomic stretch:
- the LOC124376634 gene encoding uncharacterized protein LOC124376634: MISLFVALYSLLCLCTAVKTSDIKELHMKTVKSGEDVIIACDLSLITDKSKVVWYKQSFGKMPQFFAKYYGTNSYRLADGFNDNRFSFAVNEHEFNLNIKNLRKDDGGEYFCGEIEKTTIKFTSGALLQFEDKEMKLCPSPGPEIKTTDSVIHQNSTSRGDDSWMIYTLTTFSIISVIVIMVLVGVLFKSQRKGASSRNPEISSNQVIQSSIHCDSILIKKSTSDLQSTMYREFY; the protein is encoded by the exons ATGATCTCACTCTTTGTGGCGCTTTACTCTCTGCTTTGTCTCTGCACAGCTG taaaaacatcTGACATCAAGGAGCTTCACATGAAAACAGTAAAGAGTGGAGAAGATGTAATTATAGCGTGTGATCTCAGTCTGATCACAGACAAAAGTAAAGTAGTCTGGTACAAACAGAGTTTTGGAAAAATGCCTCagttttttgcaaaatattacGGGACAAATAGCTACAGATTGGCTGATGGATTTAATGATAATCGCTTCAGTTTTGCTGTAAATGAACATGAGTTTAATCTCAACATTAAGAACCTGAGAAAAGATGATGGAGGAGAATATTTCTGTGGAGAAATTGAGAAAACTACAATAAAGTTCACATCTGGAGCACTTCTGCAATTTGAAG ATAAAGAGATGAAACTCTGTCCTTCACCTGGACCAGAAATCAAGACCACAGATTCTGTTATACACCAGAATTCAACCAGCAGAG GAGATGATTCTTGGATGATTTACACATTAACGACCTTCAGTATAATATCTGTTATTGTAATCATGGTTCTGgttggtgttttatttaaaagtcaaagaaaag GTGCTTCATCAAGAAACCCTGAAATCAGCAGCAATCAGGTAATCCAGTCTTCTATTCACTGTGATTCTATTCTGATAAAGAAATCCACATCTGACCTACAATCCACAATGTACAGAGAATTTTACTAA